TGACGGTATCGTGACGATTGAGAGCGCGGCTCGTGATCCTGGCTATCGCTCCAAAATCGCTGTTTATTCCCGTGATTCAGCCGTCGACCCGGTCGGCGCCTGCGTGGGTATGAAGGGTTCGCGCGTTCAAGCCGTTGTGAATGAAATCAACGGTGAGAAGATCGACATCGTGCCCTACGACCATGACCCGGCCCGCCTTGTGTGTAATGCCCTGGCCCCGGCCGTTGTCAGCAAAGTGATCGTGGACGAAGAAAATCACAGCATGGAAGTGATCGTTGCGGACGACCAGCTTTCGCTGGCCATCGGTAAGCGCGGTCAAAACGTACGCCTTGCCGCGCAACTCACCGGCTGGCGCCTCGACATTAAGAGCGAGTCGTCGATCGAAGAGAAGATGGCAGGTGCCAAGTCGAATCTTGTACGGATCGAAGGCCTCGATGACATGATGGCGGATCTCCTCCTTCAGGAAGGCTTTACGACGCCTGCTGAAGTAGCGCAGATGTCGCCACGGACTTTGAACCGTCTTTTGAATATGGATCAAGAACAGGCTCTTGAACTGATTGAACGGGCCAAGCGTGTTGCCAGCAGTACGCCGACACCCAGTCGTCCTGAGCCTAAAAAGCTGGTTCAGGTGGACGATGTCCTGGCAAATTCCTCTGCGTCCCCCGTTACACTTGACAATAAGGCCGAAGACTCTCAAATTAGCGAGCGTGTGAAGGTCTTTTTGGAACTGTCCGGGGTCGGTGAGGCAAGTGCACATGCACTGGCCGAAGGTGGCTACGTCACAATAGGTGACATCGTGGCGGACTCCGTTGAGGAAGTAGCTCAAAAAACGGGATTGTCGATAGGCGTCGCACGCACCATCCAGATGGCTGCCGACCGCTACCTTCAGTCCGAATAAGCAAAGCGAAGGGAAAGCGGTTTAAAAAACGAAACCACTTTTCCCTTTCCATTTGCCATCAATATACTGATTGAATGCTAATGAGATACCTTGGGGGACTCAGAGCGAATGTCCAAAATTCGTGTATACGAATTAGCCCGCGAGCTAAAGATCGAAAGTAAGTTGCTTGTCAACAAGCTGAAGGATATCGGAATCGAGGTCTCCAGCCATCAAAGCACTTTGACAGCTGATCAGATCGTCCGAATCAAACGCGAGTTGAGCGGTGGAGGAGCTGACAAAGCTCCTAAAACAAGCCCTTCTGTTATTCGCCGCCGCAAAGGTCCTGGTGAAGACAGTCAAGCAGCTGCGTCCTCGGACGACGTCGATCATGAGGTGGCGGCTCAAAGCTCTGAAGCCACCTCTTACGAAGAACCAGAAGAAGAAGTCGCTCCTGCTGTTGCTGCTGCGCCTGCGCCTATGCCGGAACCTGAAGAGGAAGTGGCACCGCCTGCTCCAGCCCC
Above is a window of Oligoflexus sp. DNA encoding:
- the nusA gene encoding transcription termination factor NusA, which translates into the protein MTLIDSSELESELRKVISGVSRDKNLDKAVIIDALQQAVVHAARRTLGATADLEAHYNEETDEIELYQFRTVVDDDDVANESLEIALSDARKLDSETVLGDAIGIKIDTTKFGRIAAQSAKQIIVQKVRDAERAQVFDEFKDRVGEILSGYVRRFERNDIIVDLGRTEAVIPYKEQVPTEKFRVKDRIQAYVVDVKRSSRGPQIIMSRAHPGFLVALFSQHVTEIYDGIVTIESAARDPGYRSKIAVYSRDSAVDPVGACVGMKGSRVQAVVNEINGEKIDIVPYDHDPARLVCNALAPAVVSKVIVDEENHSMEVIVADDQLSLAIGKRGQNVRLAAQLTGWRLDIKSESSIEEKMAGAKSNLVRIEGLDDMMADLLLQEGFTTPAEVAQMSPRTLNRLLNMDQEQALELIERAKRVASSTPTPSRPEPKKLVQVDDVLANSSASPVTLDNKAEDSQISERVKVFLELSGVGEASAHALAEGGYVTIGDIVADSVEEVAQKTGLSIGVARTIQMAADRYLQSE